A single window of Acetohalobium arabaticum DSM 5501 DNA harbors:
- the leuD gene encoding 3-isopropylmalate dehydratase small subunit, whose protein sequence is MELKGQAWKYGDDVDTDVIIPARYLNTSKPEELAKHCLEDLDEDFVDKMKQGDMIVAEKNFGCGSSREHAPLAIKAAGVSCVIAKSFARIFYRNAINIGLPILESEAAVDGIGIEDEVEVDVESGEIKNLTKDEVYQAEPFPEFMQNIIQAGGLINYVAGKVNN, encoded by the coding sequence ATGGAATTAAAAGGCCAAGCTTGGAAGTACGGTGATGATGTAGATACTGATGTGATTATTCCGGCCCGTTATTTGAATACTTCAAAGCCTGAAGAACTGGCAAAGCATTGTCTTGAAGATTTAGATGAAGACTTTGTAGATAAGATGAAGCAAGGAGATATGATAGTTGCTGAGAAGAACTTCGGCTGCGGCAGTTCAAGGGAGCATGCTCCTTTGGCTATCAAAGCAGCAGGTGTCTCTTGTGTTATAGCTAAATCTTTTGCTCGTATTTTTTATCGGAATGCTATCAATATCGGACTGCCTATTCTGGAGTCTGAAGCAGCAGTAGACGGTATTGGTATCGAGGATGAAGTAGAGGTTGATGTTGAATCGGGAGAGATTAAGAATTTAACTAAAGATGAAGTCTATCAGGCGGAACCATTTCCTGAATTTATGCAGAATATCATTCAAGCAGGCGGTTTAATTAATTATGTAGCAGGGAAGGTGAATAATTAA
- a CDS encoding 3-isopropylmalate dehydrogenase, which yields MYKIAVIPGDGIGPEVTEEGIKVLEALAADSELEFEFEYFNLGADHYLETGELVTDEVKEELAQFDAIYLGAVGDPRVEPGVLEKGILLDLRFTFDQYINLRPIKLLNEDFTPLKDKAGGDIDFTVVRENTEGLYAGFGGVLKKDTPDEVATQEMVNTRKGVERVIRYAFDYVQDRDEVDKVTVCDKRNVLTYAHGLWQRAFDDVAKDYPEVEEDHMLVDAMTMKMVRNPEDFDVVVTCNMFGDIITDLGAEIQGGMGLAVSGNINPDGVSMFEPVHGSAPDIAGEDIANPTAAILAAAMMVEVLGHAEEADRIETAVQQALTDNKTTSDMGGDLSTAEAGDYISSLL from the coding sequence ATGTATAAAATAGCAGTAATTCCAGGTGACGGTATCGGACCAGAAGTAACTGAGGAAGGAATTAAAGTACTGGAAGCTCTAGCAGCTGATTCAGAACTGGAGTTTGAATTTGAGTATTTCAATTTAGGTGCTGATCATTATTTAGAGACAGGTGAATTAGTAACTGATGAAGTTAAAGAAGAATTAGCTCAGTTTGATGCTATCTATCTTGGAGCAGTTGGTGATCCTAGAGTTGAACCGGGCGTTTTGGAGAAGGGCATTCTACTGGATCTGCGGTTTACTTTTGATCAGTATATCAATCTACGTCCGATTAAGCTATTGAATGAAGACTTTACTCCGCTTAAGGATAAGGCAGGAGGAGATATTGACTTTACTGTTGTCCGCGAGAATACTGAAGGACTATATGCTGGCTTTGGAGGAGTCTTAAAGAAGGATACTCCTGATGAAGTTGCTACTCAGGAGATGGTCAATACCCGTAAAGGTGTAGAGAGAGTAATCAGGTATGCTTTTGATTATGTTCAGGATAGGGATGAGGTTGATAAAGTAACTGTCTGTGATAAGCGGAATGTTCTAACCTATGCCCATGGTCTCTGGCAGCGTGCCTTTGATGATGTGGCTAAAGACTATCCTGAAGTAGAAGAGGATCATATGCTAGTGGATGCTATGACAATGAAGATGGTGCGGAATCCGGAGGATTTTGATGTAGTTGTTACCTGTAATATGTTCGGTGATATTATTACTGACTTAGGTGCTGAAATACAGGGCGGTATGGGTCTGGCTGTATCCGGTAATATCAATCCGGACGGTGTTTCTATGTTTGAACCGGTCCACGGCTCGGCTCCGGATATTGCTGGCGAAGATATAGCCAATCCGACGGCTGCTATTTTAGCAGCAGCAATGATGGTTGAAGTCTTGGGTCATGCTGAAGAAGCAGACAGAATTGAAACAGCAGTTCAGCAGGCTTTAACTGATAATAAAACAACGTCTGATATGGGCGGAGATTTATCGACTGCAGAAGCTGGAGATTATATCAGTAGTTTATTATAA
- the ilvC gene encoding ketol-acid reductoisomerase → MKMYYDEDANLEYLEGRTVAVIGYGSQGHAQSQNLRDSGIDVIVSELEGTENYELAVEDGFDPVGAEEAAKEADVIQILLPDEVQKKVYYNDIEPHLEEGNALVFSHGFNIHYKQIVPPENVDVYMVAPKGPGHLVRRVYKEGEGVPSLIAIYQDATGKAKDLALAHAKGVGGTRAGVIETTFKEETETDLFGEQAVLCGGVTELVKAGFETLTDAGYQPGIAYFECLHELKLIVDLMYEGGLAKMRNSISDTAEYGDLIAGEKVINDKSREAMQELLDNVKNGEFAKRWLLENQVGRPAYLKRKEIDANHQIEEVGKELREMMDWIED, encoded by the coding sequence ATGAAAATGTATTATGATGAGGATGCTAATCTGGAGTATTTAGAAGGAAGAACAGTTGCAGTTATAGGTTATGGTAGCCAGGGCCATGCCCAGTCACAGAACTTAAGGGATTCTGGTATAGATGTTATTGTATCTGAATTGGAAGGAACAGAGAATTATGAGTTGGCAGTCGAGGATGGATTTGATCCTGTAGGTGCTGAAGAGGCTGCTAAAGAAGCAGATGTAATTCAGATTTTATTACCTGATGAGGTACAGAAGAAGGTCTATTATAATGATATTGAACCTCATTTAGAAGAAGGAAATGCACTTGTCTTTTCTCACGGATTTAATATTCACTATAAGCAGATTGTGCCGCCAGAGAATGTAGATGTCTATATGGTAGCTCCAAAAGGACCGGGACACTTAGTTAGAAGAGTCTATAAAGAAGGCGAAGGAGTTCCTAGCTTAATTGCTATCTATCAGGATGCTACAGGTAAAGCTAAAGATCTTGCACTGGCCCATGCTAAAGGCGTTGGCGGTACTCGTGCTGGCGTAATTGAGACTACATTTAAGGAAGAAACTGAGACTGATCTCTTTGGAGAACAGGCAGTACTCTGCGGCGGAGTAACTGAATTGGTTAAAGCCGGTTTTGAAACTCTGACGGATGCAGGCTATCAGCCGGGAATTGCTTACTTTGAATGCTTACATGAATTGAAATTAATTGTTGATTTGATGTATGAAGGCGGTCTAGCCAAGATGAGAAATTCTATTTCTGATACTGCTGAGTATGGAGACTTAATTGCTGGTGAGAAGGTAATTAATGATAAGTCCAGAGAGGCAATGCAGGAGCTTTTAGATAATGTTAAGAATGGAGAATTTGCTAAGCGCTGGTTGCTTGAGAATCAGGTAGGCCGTCCAGCTTATTTGAAGCGTAAAGAGATTGATGCTAATCATCAGATTGAAGAGGTTGGTAAGGAGTTAAGAGAGATGATGGACTGGATTGAAGACTAA
- the cimA gene encoding citramalate synthase, which translates to MVELYDTTLRDGTQREGISYSTEDKLRITKKLDKLGIDYIEGGWPGSNPKDIEYFQQVQKLSLTNATVAAFGSTRRPGIEAKEDSNLEEIITSGVEIATIVGKSWDFHVIEALETELEENLAMIEETISYLKSNGLQVFYDAEHFFDAYKSNTEYAIETIQAADRAGADRIILCDTNGGTLPLELREIIEKVKDKVDTSLGIHAHNDSEVAVANSLLAVKSGVVQVQGTINGYGERCGNANLSSIIPNLKLKQGIDSVTEEQLKRLTGVSRFVSEVANLTPPTHKPYVGDSAFAHKGGIHVSALMKDPETYEHLAPETVGNRRKVLVSELSGKSNLMYKAEEYGIEIDKENGDLKQALEKIKELEHQGYQFEGAKASFEILMKKATNSYEKLFELEGCRIITEKASGLTPLSEATIKVKVNGQIVHTAAEGEGPVNALDNALRKALLEFYPALEEIYLIDYKVRVLDGNDGTSAKVRVLIESGNGHESWGTVGASTNIIEASWQALVDSIEYGIKLSQDKE; encoded by the coding sequence ATGGTTGAATTATATGATACAACGCTGCGTGATGGGACACAGCGGGAAGGAATCTCTTATTCAACTGAAGATAAATTAAGAATAACTAAAAAATTAGATAAGTTGGGTATTGATTATATAGAAGGCGGCTGGCCGGGGTCGAATCCTAAGGACATTGAGTATTTTCAACAGGTACAGAAGCTGTCCTTAACTAATGCTACAGTAGCTGCCTTCGGTAGCACCCGCCGGCCCGGAATAGAAGCTAAAGAGGATAGTAATTTGGAAGAGATTATTACCTCTGGAGTAGAGATAGCTACTATAGTTGGGAAGAGTTGGGACTTTCATGTGATTGAGGCTTTAGAGACGGAGCTAGAGGAAAATTTGGCTATGATTGAAGAGACTATCAGTTATCTCAAAAGTAATGGATTACAGGTTTTTTATGATGCGGAGCATTTCTTTGATGCTTATAAGTCCAATACTGAATATGCTATAGAGACGATCCAAGCGGCCGATAGGGCTGGAGCAGATAGAATTATTCTCTGTGATACTAATGGTGGGACTTTACCGCTAGAGCTTAGAGAGATAATTGAGAAGGTTAAAGATAAGGTAGATACATCTTTAGGAATCCATGCCCATAATGATTCGGAAGTAGCAGTAGCTAACTCCCTTCTGGCAGTTAAGTCGGGAGTAGTTCAGGTACAGGGAACGATTAATGGCTATGGAGAACGGTGTGGAAATGCCAATTTGAGTTCTATAATTCCTAATCTGAAGCTGAAGCAGGGAATCGATTCTGTTACAGAAGAGCAGCTGAAGCGGCTAACAGGAGTGTCTCGGTTTGTCAGTGAAGTAGCTAATCTAACTCCCCCGACACATAAGCCGTATGTAGGGGATAGTGCTTTTGCCCATAAAGGTGGAATCCATGTTAGTGCTTTGATGAAGGATCCGGAAACATATGAACATTTAGCACCGGAAACAGTAGGCAATCGTCGAAAAGTATTGGTCTCTGAATTATCCGGCAAAAGCAATTTAATGTATAAAGCAGAAGAATATGGTATTGAAATTGATAAAGAAAATGGAGATTTAAAACAGGCGTTAGAGAAGATTAAGGAGCTGGAGCATCAAGGTTATCAGTTTGAAGGGGCCAAGGCTTCTTTTGAAATCTTAATGAAGAAAGCAACTAATAGTTATGAGAAGTTATTTGAGTTAGAAGGCTGCCGGATTATTACTGAAAAGGCTTCTGGATTAACTCCACTTTCTGAAGCTACAATTAAAGTGAAGGTTAATGGCCAGATTGTTCACACAGCTGCCGAAGGAGAAGGACCGGTTAATGCTTTGGATAATGCGCTGCGGAAGGCATTACTTGAATTCTATCCTGCTCTAGAAGAGATCTATCTAATTGATTATAAGGTCCGAGTTTTAGACGGCAATGATGGAACATCAGCTAAAGTCAGAGTCTTAATTGAATCCGGTAACGGTCATGAGAGTTGGGGGACTGTAGGTGCTTCAACGAATATAATTGAAGCCAGCTGGCAGGCCTTGGTGGATAGTATAGAATACGGGATAAAACTAAGCCAGGATAAAGAGTAG
- a CDS encoding SLC13 family permease, with product MFGQLKKLIAAFGILIFTVILLLPSPEGLSTAGKNSFAVFFLCLGLWVSQMLPLSVTGLLGIALMPLLNILGPEETFALFGNKAIFFILGALILAAGLYQTGLGTRIAAKIIGAFGKSPRHLLVGVLLSSGLLSCIMPEHAVAALLFPIVLEIATILELEPLKSNYGKLLFFAMAWGAIAGGITTFLGGARNLLAVGLLEKQYNISIGFFEWIKYSWPIPALLLAVVAFMMTKVFEIDISNIDKANEELKKRLQEAGKMSVREKKLSMVLVLVICSWLFLSQVIDISVTAILGGVLTFVVGVVEWQDIEEYINWSVLLMYGGAIVVATSLVKTGATDWLSQAVFARVELPPFIFLVCLVIFTNLLTEGVSNVAAVAIVLPLAYSVGEAYSLNPIIITLSVALPGGLAFMLPMGTPPNAIAFSSGFYRVQDAVKLGIMLDVIAWLIYILVARFYWPLIGLKITL from the coding sequence ATGTTCGGACAGCTAAAGAAGTTAATTGCTGCTTTTGGTATTCTGATTTTTACTGTTATTCTACTACTACCGTCTCCGGAAGGACTATCGACAGCCGGTAAGAATTCTTTTGCTGTCTTTTTTCTCTGCTTGGGTTTATGGGTCAGCCAGATGCTTCCGCTGTCTGTTACAGGATTGCTGGGGATAGCTTTGATGCCGCTGTTGAATATCCTGGGTCCGGAAGAGACCTTTGCTTTATTCGGTAATAAGGCGATCTTTTTTATTTTGGGTGCTTTAATTCTGGCAGCCGGACTCTACCAGACAGGCTTGGGAACCAGAATTGCTGCCAAGATTATCGGTGCCTTCGGGAAGAGTCCGAGACATCTGTTAGTTGGTGTTCTGCTGTCTTCAGGACTTTTATCCTGTATTATGCCTGAACATGCTGTAGCTGCGTTATTATTTCCGATTGTACTGGAAATAGCTACTATTTTGGAGTTGGAGCCGCTTAAGAGTAATTATGGTAAGCTGCTCTTTTTCGCTATGGCCTGGGGGGCTATTGCCGGTGGAATTACGACTTTTTTAGGCGGAGCCCGTAATTTACTGGCTGTCGGCTTGTTGGAGAAGCAGTATAATATCTCTATCGGTTTCTTTGAATGGATTAAGTACTCCTGGCCGATACCTGCTTTACTTCTGGCAGTTGTTGCTTTTATGATGACGAAAGTATTTGAAATTGATATATCCAATATAGATAAGGCGAATGAAGAATTAAAAAAACGCCTACAGGAAGCAGGAAAAATGTCTGTTAGAGAGAAAAAGTTAAGTATGGTTTTAGTTTTAGTTATCTGTAGTTGGTTATTTCTATCCCAGGTAATTGATATCTCTGTGACTGCTATTTTGGGCGGCGTTTTAACCTTTGTTGTCGGGGTAGTAGAGTGGCAGGATATTGAGGAATATATTAACTGGAGTGTGCTGTTGATGTACGGAGGAGCAATAGTTGTTGCTACCTCCCTAGTTAAGACCGGCGCTACAGACTGGTTATCCCAGGCTGTTTTTGCTCGGGTGGAGCTGCCTCCATTTATCTTTTTAGTCTGTCTAGTGATCTTTACTAATCTGCTTACGGAAGGGGTCAGTAATGTAGCAGCAGTAGCTATTGTTCTGCCTCTGGCCTATAGTGTAGGAGAGGCTTATAGCCTGAATCCGATTATAATTACTCTGTCAGTAGCTCTGCCGGGTGGACTAGCCTTTATGTTGCCGATGGGAACACCGCCTAATGCAATTGCCTTTTCTTCCGGTTTTTACCGGGTGCAGGATGCTGTTAAGCTGGGGATTATGCTGGATGTTATTGCTTGGTTGATCTATATACTGGTAGCTAGATTCTACTGGCCGTTGATCGGTTTGAAGATTACTTTATAA
- the leuC gene encoding 3-isopropylmalate dehydratase large subunit — protein sequence MGMTMVEKILADHAGREEVQPGELINARLDIVLGNDVTTPVAIKEFDKIGVDEVFDKERVVIVPDHFAPNKDINSAEQCKFIRGFAEEKELVNYFEIGEMGIEHCLLPEQGLVLPGDAVIGADSHTCTYGALGAFATGVGSTDMAAGMATGEAWFKVPETIKFVYNGELNDWVGGKDLILYTIGDIGVDGALYKAMEFTGEVIENLPMDHRFTMSNMAIEAGGKCGLIEPDQTTIDYVEDRAQRDYKLYQSDEDAEYDEIIEYDVSQIEPQVAFPHLPENTRGISEVGEVEIDQAVIGSCTNGRLGDLRLAAKVLEGKKAADNVRLIVFPGTQEIYKQAMKEGLIETLIDAGAAVSTPTCGPCLGGHMGILAEGERAIATTNRNFVGRMGHPESEVYLSNPAVAAASAIKGKIVSPKEVI from the coding sequence ATGGGAATGACAATGGTAGAAAAGATTTTAGCTGACCATGCTGGAAGAGAAGAGGTTCAGCCTGGAGAATTAATTAATGCCAGGCTGGATATTGTTCTCGGTAATGATGTAACTACTCCTGTGGCCATCAAGGAATTTGATAAGATAGGTGTAGATGAGGTATTCGATAAAGAACGGGTAGTAATTGTACCTGATCATTTTGCTCCTAATAAGGATATTAATTCAGCTGAGCAGTGTAAGTTTATTAGAGGCTTTGCTGAGGAGAAAGAATTAGTTAATTACTTTGAAATCGGTGAGATGGGAATTGAACACTGTCTTTTACCGGAACAGGGTTTAGTTCTGCCGGGGGATGCAGTTATTGGAGCTGACTCCCATACCTGCACTTATGGTGCTCTAGGAGCCTTTGCTACTGGTGTAGGAAGTACAGATATGGCCGCCGGTATGGCTACTGGTGAAGCCTGGTTTAAAGTACCGGAGACAATTAAGTTTGTCTATAATGGTGAACTGAATGACTGGGTCGGCGGTAAAGACTTGATTCTATATACTATCGGTGATATCGGAGTCGACGGCGCATTATATAAGGCAATGGAGTTTACCGGTGAAGTGATTGAGAATTTACCGATGGATCACCGCTTTACTATGTCCAATATGGCTATTGAGGCCGGCGGTAAGTGCGGTTTGATTGAGCCGGATCAGACGACTATAGATTATGTAGAGGATAGAGCCCAGCGTGATTATAAACTCTATCAGAGCGATGAAGATGCAGAGTATGATGAGATAATTGAGTATGATGTCAGCCAGATAGAGCCACAGGTGGCCTTCCCTCATTTACCTGAAAACACAAGAGGTATCAGTGAAGTAGGCGAGGTAGAGATCGATCAGGCGGTAATCGGTTCCTGTACCAATGGACGGCTTGGTGATCTGCGTTTGGCTGCTAAGGTACTGGAAGGAAAGAAAGCAGCTGATAATGTTAGGTTGATTGTCTTCCCTGGTACGCAGGAGATCTATAAGCAGGCTATGAAAGAAGGCTTAATCGAGACCTTGATTGATGCTGGCGCTGCTGTCAGTACACCAACCTGCGGCCCTTGTTTAGGCGGACATATGGGAATTTTAGCTGAAGGTGAACGGGCAATTGCGACTACTAACCGTAACTTTGTGGGCCGGATGGGCCATCCAGAAAGCGAAGTCTATCTGTCCAATCCAGCAGTGGCTGCGGCATCGGCTATCAAAGGAAAAATTGTCAGTCCGAAGGAGGTAATATAG
- a CDS encoding 2-isopropylmalate synthase, with protein sequence MSESEIKIFDTTLRDGEQSPGVSLNIEEKLEIAHQLANLDVDVIEAGFPIASEGDFEAVKQIAKEVQGPVIAGLARTTKGDIDRAWEALKYSDKPRIHTFIATSPVHMEYKLQKSPNEVLESVTEAVEYAKSYTDDVEFSAEDAFRSDKDFLCQVVEKAVAAGATTVNIPDTVGYATPAEFGGLIEYICNNVPNIEETIISVHCHNDLGLAVANSLAAIEKGAQQIECAVNGIGERAGNTALEEVVMALNTRCDYFDQTPEVTLDQIYKTSKLVSSLTGMSVQANKAIVGKNAFAHESGIHQDGVIKERTTYEIMDAKTIGLSENQIVLGKHSGRHAFKERLAELGYELEGDNLEKAFKRFKELADRKKSITDRDLEALVEDELKTIPQVYELMETQVTSGNEVLPTATLKLKFDEEVIIDSACCEGGPIDAVYETINRITGLGCELESYAIDAITSGKDALGEVTVKLNYNEELFIGRGVSIDVIEASAKAYLNAVNKILYKNEELIGDKEDN encoded by the coding sequence ATGAGCGAAAGTGAAATTAAGATTTTTGATACTACCTTAAGGGATGGTGAGCAGTCGCCGGGAGTTAGCTTAAATATTGAAGAAAAACTGGAGATTGCTCATCAATTGGCCAACTTAGATGTAGATGTAATTGAAGCCGGGTTTCCTATTGCTTCTGAAGGGGACTTTGAGGCTGTTAAGCAGATTGCTAAGGAAGTCCAGGGGCCAGTGATTGCTGGCCTGGCCCGGACTACTAAAGGAGATATCGACCGGGCTTGGGAGGCTTTAAAGTATTCTGATAAGCCCCGGATTCATACATTTATTGCTACTTCTCCAGTTCATATGGAGTATAAATTACAGAAGTCTCCTAACGAAGTACTAGAAAGTGTTACTGAGGCTGTTGAATATGCTAAAAGTTATACTGATGATGTAGAATTTTCAGCCGAAGATGCCTTCCGCAGCGATAAAGACTTTCTCTGTCAGGTAGTGGAAAAGGCAGTTGCAGCAGGAGCAACTACAGTTAATATTCCTGATACTGTCGGTTATGCAACTCCAGCAGAGTTTGGAGGCTTAATCGAATATATCTGTAATAATGTTCCTAATATTGAGGAGACGATCATCAGTGTTCATTGTCATAATGACCTTGGTTTAGCGGTAGCAAATTCCTTAGCGGCTATAGAAAAGGGAGCCCAACAGATAGAATGTGCTGTTAATGGAATTGGTGAACGGGCTGGTAATACTGCCTTAGAAGAAGTAGTGATGGCTTTGAATACCCGGTGTGATTACTTTGATCAAACACCGGAGGTTACTTTAGATCAGATCTATAAAACCAGTAAATTAGTTAGTTCATTGACCGGAATGTCGGTTCAGGCTAATAAGGCTATTGTAGGGAAGAATGCTTTTGCTCATGAGTCCGGCATTCATCAGGATGGTGTAATCAAAGAACGAACTACTTATGAGATTATGGATGCCAAGACTATCGGGCTAAGTGAGAATCAAATTGTGTTAGGCAAGCATTCAGGCCGTCATGCCTTCAAGGAGCGATTAGCAGAATTAGGTTATGAACTGGAAGGAGATAACTTAGAAAAGGCCTTTAAGCGGTTTAAAGAATTAGCCGACCGAAAGAAATCGATTACTGATAGAGATTTAGAAGCATTAGTAGAAGATGAACTGAAAACAATACCCCAGGTTTATGAATTGATGGAGACTCAGGTTACCAGCGGCAATGAAGTACTGCCGACGGCTACTTTGAAGCTAAAGTTTGATGAGGAAGTAATTATTGATTCTGCCTGCTGTGAAGGCGGACCTATCGATGCTGTCTATGAAACTATTAATCGGATTACTGGCCTGGGCTGTGAGTTAGAGAGTTATGCAATTGATGCTATTACTAGCGGTAAGGATGCTTTAGGAGAAGTAACAGTTAAATTAAATTATAATGAAGAATTATTTATTGGGCGTGGAGTCAGTATTGATGTAATTGAAGCCAGTGCTAAAGCTTATTTGAATGCAGTTAATAAAATATTATATAAAAATGAAGAGTTAATTGGAGATAAGGAGGACAATTAA
- a CDS encoding RNA-guided endonuclease InsQ/TnpB family protein has protein sequence MNKTYILPINQQELAKQLSRQSGRIYSKVVSTIFKLKQNKNIWLSKNGMEKLIKLYASEFRLHSQTKQGIVQQYYNNLKSFFNAKENQENAKPPYKTRKYNKVIYKRSAIKLKDNGVLRLSNGRKGKAIKVKAPSLTKKPKYAELIYHHNEDKYKLHITVEVKNKKIDYDNDKVLAIDLGQKHPMVTYNNQTKESIIYNGGRLNSFIRFRNKELAKLQEKMSRCQKYSNRWKKLNRAKKKLLSKSKNKIMDVLKKYASHLISFCLKREISTIVIGDLKGIREKINFGTKDNQKMHQWLFGQLIDIIKYQAKAIGIKVKFIDESYTSQTCPQCGYQHKPSDRNFDCPNCNVSFHRDFVGAFNIYKKYTRGSLDKSSRLEGVLTSSYGVKYDSNSISCLTNWNTSPFGQGIPA, from the coding sequence GTGAATAAAACCTATATACTACCTATCAATCAACAAGAACTAGCTAAACAACTATCCAGACAAAGTGGTAGAATCTATTCTAAAGTAGTTAGTACAATATTTAAGTTAAAGCAAAATAAAAATATATGGTTAAGCAAAAATGGTATGGAGAAACTAATTAAGTTATATGCTAGTGAATTTAGGCTTCATTCACAGACTAAACAAGGTATAGTTCAACAATATTATAATAATCTTAAATCTTTCTTTAATGCTAAAGAAAACCAAGAAAATGCCAAACCACCTTATAAGACTAGAAAGTATAATAAAGTTATATATAAAAGGTCAGCAATCAAGCTAAAAGATAATGGTGTATTAAGATTATCTAATGGTAGAAAAGGTAAAGCAATTAAGGTTAAAGCTCCTAGTTTAACTAAAAAACCTAAATATGCAGAATTGATCTATCATCATAACGAAGATAAATATAAACTTCATATAACAGTTGAAGTTAAAAATAAAAAGATTGATTATGATAACGATAAGGTTTTAGCAATTGATCTAGGCCAAAAGCATCCTATGGTAACTTATAATAACCAAACTAAAGAAAGTATTATTTATAATGGCGGTAGATTAAATTCTTTTATTCGCTTTAGAAATAAAGAGTTAGCTAAACTGCAAGAAAAGATGTCTAGGTGTCAAAAATACTCTAACCGCTGGAAAAAGTTAAACCGAGCTAAAAAGAAGTTGCTCTCTAAAAGCAAAAACAAAATTATGGATGTGTTGAAAAAATACGCAAGCCATCTTATTAGTTTTTGCCTAAAGAGAGAAATTTCTACAATAGTTATCGGTGATCTAAAAGGTATTAGAGAAAAAATTAATTTCGGTACTAAAGATAATCAAAAAATGCATCAATGGTTATTTGGGCAATTGATAGATATAATAAAGTATCAAGCTAAAGCAATAGGTATTAAAGTTAAATTTATAGATGAAAGCTACACTAGTCAAACCTGTCCTCAATGCGGTTATCAACACAAACCAAGTGATAGAAATTTTGATTGCCCAAATTGTAATGTTAGTTTTCACCGAGATTTTGTAGGAGCTTTTAACATATACAAGAAGTATACTAGGGGCAGCTTAGATAAGTCCTCTAGGTTAGAAGGCGTTTTGACCTCGTCCTATGGAGTTAAATATGATTCAAACTCCATCAGTTGCCTAACTAATTGGAATACTAGCCCATTTGGGCAGGGTATCCCAGCGTAA
- a CDS encoding ribbon-helix-helix domain-containing protein has product MSLKNRTKIGTTLDNDVNEKLEKLHQATNIPKSKLFDEAIEDLYKKYRENFNFQID; this is encoded by the coding sequence ATGTCCTTAAAAAATAGAACTAAAATAGGCACTACTTTAGATAATGATGTTAATGAGAAACTGGAAAAATTACATCAGGCAACTAATATCCCTAAGTCTAAATTGTTTGATGAAGCAATTGAAGATTTATACAAAAAGTATAGAGAGAATTTTAATTTTCAGATTGACTAA